In the genome of Candidatus Cloacimonas sp., the window TGATAAGCTGAAATTCCATAATCCATTGTATGATTATTGGCAGTGGATACTAAATCAATTCCCGCATAAATTAAACCGTTTACATTAGCTGGGTTGCCTCTGTAATAAACACTTTTGGTAGGATGATGAACTCCGATATTAGCTAAAACAACTTCCAGATTGGCAACGCTTATATCCGCTGCATCTCCAAAATATGGTTTGGAAGGAGCAAAAATAGCATTAACTCCCAAGGTAGGAATTATTCCTCCACCGGATTCATAGCCCCGGGCAAGCATAATATCTCCCACAAAATTAAGGGTTACAGGCAAAGCTGAAGCACCTGTTTCAAGGGTAACTTGGGTAGAAGCAAACCCTTTTTTACCCGTGTCATCTGTTACTTCCAAAGTAACAGTGTAAGGATAATCAGAGGAGACAGTATAAAAATGATAGGGATTTGTCAAAGAACTATATGTAGAATCGCCAAAAGACCATTCATAAGTGAAAGTATCACTATCAGGATCAAAAACATTACTATAAAAATTTACTCCCGTATCTTTTGTAGCATAAGAAGTGGAGATACTTACAACCGGAGCAATCGGAAGGTCTGAACTAATATCCAATATGTTGTCAAAATAAACATTGCGCGAGGAAATGCCATCTAAATCATTCACATAAATAATTCCATTGATAATGGGAAGATAGCCCCAAAATGCCTGCCAATCGGAACCTATAGGCAATTGTATCGTATTCCAGACATTATTATTAAAGGCACCCTGATAAACTGGAATCCAAACTTCAATATCTAAAATCCTTGTTCCGGAAAAACTATAAAATATGTTATGCACTCCATCAGTGAAACCTATGCCCTGAACACAGGAATTGGAAGATGTTTTAACCTGCACTTGAAGAACATTTGTAGTGTCTATGGGATAGGGATTAATTTGCTGCAGTTTGTAACAATTACCAGTTAATTTTAAACAGTAGGAACTGCCATCGGGAGTTGAAGAATCAAGTGTCCAGGCATCTGGCTGCATATCTTCTTCGCCCCAGGAACTTAAAACGATGGAACCACTTTCAAAATTTTCCAAAGCTGTATAGCGAATGGATGCTAAAGCCATACTTGCAAATAAAAGGATGAAACCGAAAAATAACCATTTCTTCTGCATTCTATCCTCCCTCAATTTACTGCTATTTTATCTAATAACAAAATATTAAAGCAATTTTTAAACCATAAAATCCCCTTTTTTCTTTTTCTCCCGTCCTTAAATGTTATTAGGTAAAGGATGTCTTTAGCCCATACTTTTAAGCGTCAATCAAGTGTTAATCTAACCTTAATCAAGCGTTAATTGTTAACGCTTGATTAAGGGATGATGAACGCTAAATTAATGGAAACAAGTAAGAAAGATGGGAGACAAAAATAGGTGGATTGTATCAAAAAAGTGATTGGTATATATGAAGAATGTAGCACTGCAAAAGTTATTGTGCGTCTCCTGAATTTTAATAATATCATTAAAAAGGCATTGTATATAGTTTTAGGTGCAAAAAAATTTCAATAAGGGCTCGTTAGCTGACTGTTACTAAAATACTCAATGTTTAAGTGAGGGGTCCCAAATAAGTTGAGATAGAAAAACAATGGCAGTATATTTTGTGTAACCGAAACTAAGTTTGTTATGTAGCCGGAGCTCGCCGTAGCTCCGCAAATTGTGTAGCCAGAGCTCGCTGAAGCTCCGCAAATTGTGTAGCCGGAGCTCCCCGTAGCTCCGCAATATTTATATTTTATACTTACGAAAATACAGTGTCCTCTGGTTACCTACAATGGATTTTTATTCTGCTTTGAGTTCGCGAGTCATAAGTTCGATAATTGCCTGTTTGGGCTCTTTATCTGCATAAAGAACCTGATAGACCTCTTCTACAATGGGCATTTCCACTTGTAACTGGCGGGAAAGTAAAAATACACTCCGCGTGGTAGTTACGCCTTCAGC includes:
- a CDS encoding NAD(P)H-dependent glycerol-3-phosphate dehydrogenase, with the protein product GIGDLITTATSIHSRNRFVGEEIGRGKKLSDILSQMEMVAEGVTTTRSVFLLSRQLQVEMPIVEEVYQVLYADKEPKQAIIELMTRELKAE